In a genomic window of Tissierella sp. Yu-01:
- a CDS encoding fumarate hydratase yields the protein MRTIDASKITAEVKRMVIEANYFLPKDVMEALKQAKENDDWKLSQDILDKIIVNAQIANDEQVPMCQDTGMVVAFVKMGQEVVIENGFIEDAINEGVRQGYEEGFLRKSVVGDPLNRVNTKDNTPAVVHYEVVPGDKLTIMVAAKGFGSENMSRLKMLKPSDGLQGVKDFILETVELAGPNPCPPIVVGVGVGGTFDKVTLLAKKALMRDLDKYNENEFYADLEKEMLEKVNALGIGPQGFGGKSTALKVAIEYYPTHIAGLPVAVNINCHATRHKEVTL from the coding sequence ATGAGAACTATAGATGCAAGTAAAATAACTGCTGAAGTTAAAAGAATGGTAATTGAAGCTAATTATTTCCTTCCAAAGGATGTAATGGAAGCTTTAAAACAAGCAAAAGAAAACGACGATTGGAAACTGTCACAGGATATACTTGATAAAATCATAGTAAATGCACAAATCGCAAATGATGAACAAGTTCCTATGTGTCAAGATACAGGAATGGTAGTTGCATTTGTTAAAATGGGTCAAGAGGTGGTAATAGAAAATGGATTCATTGAAGATGCAATTAATGAAGGTGTAAGACAAGGTTATGAAGAAGGATTTTTAAGAAAATCAGTAGTTGGAGATCCTTTAAACAGAGTTAACACTAAGGATAATACACCTGCAGTTGTTCATTATGAAGTTGTTCCTGGAGATAAGCTAACAATAATGGTTGCTGCTAAAGGATTCGGCTCAGAAAATATGTCAAGGTTAAAAATGCTTAAACCTTCAGATGGATTACAGGGAGTAAAGGATTTTATACTTGAAACTGTAGAATTAGCTGGTCCTAATCCATGTCCACCAATAGTAGTAGGTGTTGGTGTTGGAGGTACTTTTGATAAAGTTACACTATTAGCTAAAAAGGCATTGATGCGTGACTTAGATAAATATAATGAAAATGAATTCTATGCAGATTTAGAAAAAGAAATGCTTGAAAAAGTTAATGCTCTAGGAATTGGACCTCAAGGATTCGGTGGTAAATCCACAGCATTAAAGGTTGCTATAGAGTATTATCCAACACATATTGCTGGATTGCCAGTTGCCGTAAATATAAACTGCCATGCTACAAGGCATAAAGAAGTTACACTTTAG